In Oryzihumus leptocrescens, the following are encoded in one genomic region:
- a CDS encoding ABC transporter substrate-binding protein, whose translation MLRRTTIAVVAAACAAAGLSACSGKVGGSAGGSGSDGMIASLTFPADAPTTIGGLVNYNPFAPTPLTSTWLYEPLMVRNGLSCDVTPWLATAYKWDGATKLTFTIRDGVKFSDGKPLTAQDVAFTYNLGKKYPAVDKAGLWNDTFGAPAKSVTAQGNQVVMEFTGPAAAKFDDIIKAPIVPEHLYGPAGDPTKFIDKNPAGTGPMKVKTYNGRRLVLERRADYWQADKIHVKQLVLEGQYDASQASLKLRSGQLDAYWGEIPNPQRAFVAADPKHNHFYYAPNGTTVLTQNLKQKPFSDVKFRAAMAPALNRQEMSDKATYGIMKPASQTGLKLPVMDKLLPDAYKGKDTVTPYDPAQANQLLDAAGYKKGPDGKRTNPDGSPINLTFSVQAGFIDYQAMADVIARDYNAVGIPTKVVASAPDSVDAQKKSGDFQMMFEYLNGGCTIATNLGSKLATNQIPKPDTILPNVQRWSDPATDKLVAELGATTDPAQEKAYVAQLVDTMMTKLPVTSLLYAPTRILYRTDKAVGWPSEQDPYAHPTDNRLLILTHLRPAQG comes from the coding sequence ATGCTTCGTAGGACCACCATCGCGGTCGTTGCCGCGGCCTGTGCGGCCGCCGGCCTGAGTGCTTGTTCCGGCAAGGTCGGCGGCAGTGCCGGCGGGTCAGGCAGTGACGGGATGATCGCCAGCCTGACCTTCCCGGCCGACGCGCCGACCACGATCGGCGGGCTGGTCAACTACAACCCGTTCGCGCCGACACCGCTGACCAGCACCTGGCTGTACGAGCCGCTGATGGTCCGCAACGGGCTCAGCTGCGACGTCACCCCCTGGCTCGCCACGGCATACAAGTGGGACGGCGCGACGAAGCTGACCTTCACCATCCGCGACGGCGTGAAGTTCAGCGACGGCAAGCCGCTGACCGCCCAGGACGTGGCCTTCACCTACAACCTGGGCAAGAAGTACCCGGCGGTGGACAAGGCCGGCCTGTGGAACGACACCTTCGGCGCCCCGGCGAAGTCGGTGACGGCGCAGGGCAACCAGGTCGTCATGGAGTTCACCGGTCCCGCCGCGGCGAAGTTCGACGACATCATCAAGGCGCCGATCGTGCCCGAGCACCTCTACGGCCCGGCGGGTGACCCGACGAAGTTCATCGACAAGAACCCGGCCGGCACCGGCCCGATGAAGGTCAAGACCTACAACGGCCGCCGCCTCGTCCTCGAGCGTCGCGCCGACTACTGGCAGGCCGACAAGATCCACGTCAAGCAGCTCGTCCTCGAGGGGCAGTACGACGCCTCGCAGGCCTCGCTGAAGCTGCGCAGCGGCCAGCTCGACGCCTACTGGGGCGAGATCCCCAACCCGCAGCGCGCGTTCGTCGCCGCCGACCCCAAGCACAACCACTTCTACTACGCGCCGAACGGCACCACGGTGCTCACGCAGAACCTCAAGCAGAAGCCGTTCTCCGACGTGAAGTTCCGTGCGGCGATGGCCCCGGCGCTCAACCGCCAGGAGATGTCCGACAAGGCGACCTACGGGATCATGAAGCCCGCGAGCCAGACCGGCCTGAAGCTCCCCGTCATGGACAAGCTGCTGCCCGACGCCTACAAGGGCAAGGACACGGTCACGCCGTACGACCCGGCCCAGGCCAACCAGCTGCTCGACGCCGCGGGCTACAAGAAGGGCCCCGACGGCAAGCGCACCAACCCCGACGGCTCGCCGATCAACCTGACCTTCAGCGTCCAGGCCGGCTTCATCGACTACCAGGCCATGGCCGACGTGATCGCCCGTGACTACAACGCGGTCGGCATCCCGACCAAGGTCGTCGCCTCCGCGCCGGACTCGGTCGACGCGCAGAAGAAGTCGGGCGACTTCCAGATGATGTTCGAGTACCTCAACGGCGGCTGCACCATCGCCACGAACCTCGGCTCAAAGCTGGCCACCAACCAGATCCCGAAGCCGGACACGATCCTGCCCAACGTGCAGCGCTGGTCCGACCCGGCCACGGACAAGCTGGTCGCCGAGCTGGGTGCCACCACGGACCCGGCCCAGGAGAAGGCCTACGTCGCTCAGCTCGTCGACACGATGATGACAAAGCTCCCGGTGACCTCGCTGCTCTACGCGCCCACCCGGATCCTCTACCGCACCGACAAGGCGGTCGGCTGGCCGAGCGAGCAGGACCCCTACGCGCACCCGACCGACAACCGGCTGCTGATCCTGACCCACCTGCGCCCGGCGCAGGGCTGA
- a CDS encoding ABC transporter permease, protein MRYFARRIGFFLATLWAAVTLNFVIPRLQPGDPAEVMVRKLAGKDAQLDPAAVRAMRAMLGAPDGNLFQQYVDYLKALSHGKFGISYTYFPYPVTEVIGKALPWTLVLVGVTQVLAFVIGVTLGAYAAWRRNTRFDSLVTLGSTFVGTLPGFWIALLLLFAFGYTLGWFPTSGGYEDSMPGWNLGFVGDAALHSLLPAASLLVTAPIGWILGMRNTMVMNLGEDYIRLARAKGLPDRVVALRYAARNALLPSVTGFAIALGGVLGGSILVETIFDYPGMGRLMGEAVSNRDFPLLQALLLFIIVGVLVANLVADLLYGVLDPRARKAGQ, encoded by the coding sequence ATGCGCTACTTCGCCAGACGGATCGGCTTCTTCCTGGCCACGCTGTGGGCGGCCGTCACCCTGAACTTCGTCATCCCCCGGCTCCAGCCGGGGGACCCGGCGGAGGTCATGGTGCGCAAGCTCGCCGGCAAGGACGCCCAGCTCGACCCCGCCGCCGTCAGGGCCATGCGGGCGATGCTGGGCGCCCCGGACGGCAACCTGTTCCAGCAGTACGTCGACTACCTCAAGGCGCTCTCGCACGGGAAGTTCGGCATCTCCTACACGTACTTCCCCTACCCCGTCACCGAGGTGATCGGGAAGGCGCTGCCGTGGACGCTCGTCCTGGTCGGCGTGACCCAGGTCCTCGCCTTCGTCATCGGCGTGACCCTTGGCGCCTACGCCGCCTGGCGGCGCAACACCCGCTTCGACAGCCTGGTCACCCTCGGCTCGACGTTCGTCGGCACGCTGCCCGGCTTCTGGATCGCGCTGCTGCTGCTCTTCGCCTTCGGCTACACCCTGGGCTGGTTCCCGACCTCCGGCGGCTACGAGGACTCGATGCCGGGGTGGAACCTCGGCTTCGTCGGCGACGCGGCGCTGCACTCGCTGCTGCCGGCCGCCTCGCTGCTCGTCACCGCGCCGATCGGCTGGATCCTCGGCATGCGCAACACCATGGTGATGAACCTCGGGGAGGACTACATCCGGCTGGCCCGCGCCAAGGGCCTGCCCGACCGGGTGGTGGCCCTGAGGTATGCCGCCCGCAACGCGCTGCTGCCCAGCGTCACCGGCTTCGCCATCGCCCTCGGCGGCGTGCTCGGCGGCTCGATCCTGGTGGAGACGATCTTCGACTACCCCGGGATGGGCCGGCTCATGGGCGAGGCGGTCAGCAACCGGGACTTCCCGCTGCTGCAGGCGCTGCTGCTGTTCATCATCGTCGGTGTCCTCGTGGCCAACCTGGTCGCCGACCTGCTCTACGGCGTGCTCGACCCGCGCGCCAGGAAGGCGGGCCAGTGA
- a CDS encoding ABC transporter permease, producing the protein MSTGVVQPIDRADLPVEAPLEEAPTTPPRWYALVWGNRKARVGIVLLGFFVLVAVLAPVIAPYDGARTDFEALLPPSAAHPLGTTTQGGDIFSQLVYGSRTSLLVGLFGGLFATAIALVVGLVSGYKEGTVVDDLLSFVTNVALVVPVLPLMIVLVAYSDVRGLPLLVFVIGITSWAGHARAKRSQIITLRNRDFVTAAKFSGESTFRIVFREIMPSMTSLVAAGFVGAATGAIGAEAGLSFLGLGDPSSISWGTMLYQANAQGAVAQGLWIWVLVPGLTLALLITSLTFINFGVDLLSNPHLREE; encoded by the coding sequence GTGAGCACCGGAGTCGTCCAGCCCATCGACCGGGCCGACCTGCCGGTCGAGGCCCCACTCGAGGAGGCCCCGACCACGCCACCACGCTGGTACGCGCTGGTCTGGGGCAACCGCAAGGCCCGGGTCGGCATCGTGCTGCTGGGGTTCTTCGTCCTGGTCGCCGTGCTGGCCCCGGTGATCGCGCCCTACGACGGTGCCCGCACCGACTTCGAGGCGCTGCTGCCCCCGTCGGCGGCGCACCCGCTGGGCACCACGACCCAGGGCGGCGACATCTTCTCCCAGCTCGTCTACGGCAGCCGGACCTCGCTGCTCGTCGGGCTCTTCGGCGGCCTGTTCGCCACCGCGATCGCGCTCGTGGTGGGCCTGGTGTCCGGATACAAGGAGGGAACGGTCGTGGACGACCTGCTCTCCTTCGTCACCAACGTGGCGCTGGTCGTCCCGGTGCTGCCGCTGATGATCGTGCTGGTCGCCTACTCCGACGTGCGCGGCCTGCCGCTGCTGGTGTTCGTCATCGGCATCACCTCCTGGGCCGGGCACGCCCGGGCCAAGCGCTCGCAGATCATCACGCTGCGCAACCGCGACTTCGTCACCGCGGCGAAGTTCTCCGGGGAGAGCACGTTCCGGATCGTCTTCCGGGAGATCATGCCGAGCATGACCTCCCTCGTGGCGGCCGGCTTCGTCGGCGCCGCGACCGGCGCCATCGGGGCCGAGGCGGGGCTGTCCTTCCTCGGCCTGGGCGACCCGTCCTCGATCTCCTGGGGAACGATGCTCTACCAGGCCAACGCCCAAGGCGCCGTCGCGCAGGGCCTGTGGATCTGGGTGCTCGTACCGGGCCTGACCCTGGCGCTGCTGATCACCTCGTTGACGTTCATCAACTTCGGCGTCGACCTCCTGAGCAACCCCCACCTGAGGGAGGAGTGA
- a CDS encoding ABC transporter ATP-binding protein, protein MALLEVRDLSVRYEPRLHRPLTAVDRVSFDVGEGEFVGLIGESGSGKSTLGTALLRLTERPGRISGGSIRFDGKDITDLPEDELRAHRWRDIATVFQSSMNSLNPVVRIEGQFRDAIEAHTDLRGAAVTKRVRELFEMVMIDQRFISAHPHELSGGMKQRVNLALALANRPRFVLLDEPTTGLDVVVQRSILDNIRRLQQEQQFAVLFISHDIGTVVDLSDRILVMYAGRLVESHAAQGLLRDPLHPYSKGLLGSYADPREETIRITYVPGRPPDLTQVQHGCSFAPRCPERIALCGEQAPELEPIDGGLAACHVARLQRTGNPDGLELPPRTVGFAGPEFVKTQEETARVLDREPFLRVEGVSRVFERRHGLRRTRVEAVTDVSFGLRPGEVTALVGQSGSGKTTLARLVTAVERPTSGRIRFQPEDGAEVAVESLRGKGLRDYRRQVQMVFQDPYSSLNPTKTLEYALTRPLRNFRGMTAAQAREEAGRLLERVALTPSSRFLGRYPYELSGGQRQRVVIARALAAQPRLIVADEPVSSLDVSIRAEVLELLQSLVHDSGVGVLYITHDLLSARMIADEVLVLNGGRVVEQGPALQVIRDPADDYTRTLLAAVPNPFADTLVP, encoded by the coding sequence ATGGCACTGCTCGAGGTGCGTGACCTGTCGGTCCGCTACGAGCCCAGGCTGCACCGCCCTCTCACCGCGGTCGACCGGGTCAGCTTCGACGTCGGTGAGGGCGAGTTCGTCGGCCTCATCGGGGAGTCGGGCAGCGGCAAGTCCACCCTGGGCACCGCCCTGCTGCGGCTGACCGAGCGGCCCGGCCGGATCAGCGGCGGCAGCATCCGCTTCGACGGCAAGGACATCACCGACCTGCCCGAGGACGAGCTGCGCGCCCACCGCTGGCGCGACATCGCCACGGTCTTCCAAAGCAGCATGAACTCGCTCAACCCGGTGGTGCGCATCGAGGGGCAGTTCCGCGACGCGATCGAGGCGCACACCGACCTGCGCGGCGCCGCGGTGACGAAGCGGGTGCGCGAGCTCTTCGAGATGGTCATGATCGACCAGCGCTTCATCAGCGCCCACCCGCACGAGCTGTCCGGCGGCATGAAGCAGCGGGTCAACCTGGCCCTGGCGCTGGCCAACCGCCCCCGCTTCGTCCTGCTTGACGAGCCGACCACCGGCCTGGACGTCGTGGTGCAGCGCTCGATCCTCGACAACATCCGCCGGCTCCAGCAGGAGCAGCAGTTCGCGGTGCTGTTCATCAGCCACGACATCGGCACCGTCGTCGACCTGTCCGACCGGATCCTGGTGATGTATGCCGGGCGCCTGGTCGAGTCGCACGCCGCCCAGGGGCTGCTGCGCGACCCGCTGCACCCCTACTCCAAGGGCCTGCTCGGCTCCTACGCCGACCCGCGCGAGGAGACCATCCGGATCACCTACGTGCCGGGGCGCCCGCCGGACCTGACCCAGGTGCAGCACGGCTGCTCCTTCGCACCGCGCTGCCCCGAGCGGATCGCGCTGTGCGGCGAGCAGGCGCCCGAGCTGGAGCCGATCGACGGCGGCCTGGCCGCCTGCCACGTCGCCCGGCTGCAGCGCACCGGCAACCCCGACGGGCTCGAGCTGCCGCCGCGCACGGTCGGGTTCGCCGGGCCGGAGTTCGTCAAGACGCAGGAGGAGACTGCGCGCGTCCTGGACCGCGAGCCGTTCCTGCGGGTCGAGGGCGTCAGCCGCGTCTTCGAGCGGCGCCACGGGCTGCGGCGCACCCGGGTCGAGGCGGTCACCGACGTCTCCTTCGGGCTGCGCCCGGGGGAGGTGACCGCCCTGGTCGGCCAGAGCGGCAGCGGCAAGACGACCCTGGCCCGGCTGGTCACCGCGGTCGAGCGCCCCACGTCCGGCCGGATCCGCTTCCAGCCCGAGGACGGAGCCGAGGTCGCGGTGGAGTCCTTGCGGGGCAAGGGTCTTCGCGACTACCGCCGCCAGGTGCAGATGGTCTTCCAGGACCCCTACTCCTCGCTCAACCCGACCAAGACGCTCGAGTACGCCCTGACCCGGCCGCTGCGCAACTTCCGTGGCATGACTGCGGCGCAGGCGCGTGAGGAGGCCGGCCGGCTGCTGGAGCGGGTCGCGCTGACCCCGTCGAGCCGGTTCCTCGGGCGCTACCCCTACGAGCTGTCCGGCGGCCAGCGCCAGCGCGTGGTCATCGCCCGCGCCCTGGCGGCGCAGCCCCGGCTGATCGTCGCCGACGAGCCGGTGTCCAGCCTGGACGTGTCGATCCGCGCCGAGGTGCTGGAGCTGTTGCAGTCCCTCGTGCACGACTCCGGGGTGGGCGTCCTCTACATCACCCACGACCTGCTCAGCGCCCGGATGATCGCCGACGAGGTGCTCGTGCTCAACGGCGGACGCGTGGTGGAGCAGGGCCCCGCCCTGCAGGTCATCCGCGACCCCGCCGACGACTACACCCGCACCCTGCTCGCCGCCGTGCCCAACCCGTTCGCCGACACCCTGGTGCCATGA
- a CDS encoding LacI family DNA-binding transcriptional regulator: protein MAYRDGEPVTIYTVAERAGVSIATVSRVLQGSRPASAETRSKVLRAAAELDYVPLRAGRALPANRHEAHGLVLPELSGPYYSAVLMGYESAAAHYGQSVVVVVTANRSDMRRTVRDLTARVDGLVIAQSTLPDAAVATIRRKIPTVLLAREPVRGCPTVTAENVHAATELARHLLDHGRQRLVFVGDPHGSPDVRRRYAGFRAALEERGMTEAAPPIPAILDERYAADVAAELRRLGSRVDAAVCANDELALGLMVMLNAQGVRVPHDLALTGWDDIMTARYMGLSTVRQPMHELGRLAATHLHRLVNDPALADRPDPEPLPSRVVLRGSCGCHWDRTTAVRGKDSPP, encoded by the coding sequence ATGGCGTACAGGGACGGCGAGCCGGTCACGATCTACACGGTGGCCGAGCGGGCCGGGGTGTCCATCGCCACCGTGTCGCGCGTGCTGCAGGGCTCCCGGCCGGCGTCGGCCGAGACCCGCAGCAAGGTGCTGCGGGCAGCGGCCGAGCTCGACTACGTGCCGCTGCGGGCCGGCCGGGCCCTGCCGGCCAACCGGCACGAGGCCCACGGCCTGGTGCTGCCCGAGCTGAGCGGTCCCTACTACTCCGCGGTGCTCATGGGCTACGAGTCCGCCGCCGCGCACTACGGCCAGAGCGTTGTCGTGGTCGTCACGGCCAACCGCAGCGACATGCGCCGCACCGTCCGTGACCTCACCGCCCGCGTCGACGGCCTGGTCATCGCCCAGTCGACCCTGCCCGACGCGGCGGTCGCGACGATCCGCCGCAAGATCCCCACGGTGCTCCTGGCCCGTGAGCCGGTCCGCGGCTGCCCGACGGTCACCGCCGAGAACGTCCACGCCGCAACGGAGCTCGCGCGTCACCTGCTCGACCACGGCCGGCAACGGCTGGTGTTCGTCGGCGACCCGCACGGCTCCCCGGACGTCCGGCGCCGCTACGCGGGGTTCCGCGCTGCCCTGGAGGAGCGCGGGATGACCGAGGCCGCGCCCCCCATCCCGGCGATCCTCGACGAGCGGTATGCCGCGGACGTCGCCGCCGAGCTGCGCCGGCTGGGGTCCCGCGTGGACGCGGCCGTCTGCGCCAACGACGAGCTGGCCCTGGGCCTGATGGTGATGCTCAACGCCCAGGGGGTGCGGGTGCCGCACGACCTGGCGCTCACCGGCTGGGACGACATCATGACCGCCCGCTACATGGGGCTGAGCACGGTGCGCCAGCCGATGCACGAGCTCGGCCGGCTCGCCGCCACCCACCTGCACCGCCTCGTCAACGACCCCGCGCTGGCCGACCGGCCCGACCCCGAACCGCTGCCCAGCCGGGTCGTGCTGCGTGGCTCCTGCGGCTGCCACTGGGACCGCACCACCGCGGTCCGTGGCAAGGACAGTCCCCCCTGA
- a CDS encoding glucoamylase family protein, with translation MTDARDDAQDATLRRWAADTWQSLVAMTDEGTGLPADRIAGDLDPASRSLNTSPTNIGGYLWSTVAARELGIVGADECRDRLRRAVDSLTTVRRHEPSGMFYNWYAITTGEVMRAFPGGDVIHPFLSSVDNGWLAAGLLVAANAERAVADTAGALARSMDFGSFHDPEAQAHGIPGGLLRGGFWDERPGDARHVVGNHHGRGPDVFYTPHWYGPLMSEPRIASYVGIVHGQVPPEHYAAMHRRTREHRGVRVVATWGGSMFEELMPDLLVPEDVWAPGSFGANHRLTVRTQREFGMDETGYGAWGFSPASLPGGGYSEWGVEPIGLTFGGYPSDMERTLAEAGTWGDGVVTPHASFLALRYEPEAVVANLRHLEEDLGAYGPGGFLDAVAVHSGRLADCYLSLDQSMVMAALGNALGDDVVRRGFATAEVEASLRPLLAAEEFDISPAA, from the coding sequence GTGACCGACGCCCGCGACGACGCCCAGGACGCGACCCTGAGGCGGTGGGCGGCCGACACCTGGCAGTCGCTGGTCGCCATGACCGACGAGGGCACGGGGCTGCCGGCCGACCGCATCGCCGGCGACCTCGACCCCGCCTCGCGCAGCCTCAACACCTCGCCGACGAACATCGGCGGCTACCTGTGGAGCACGGTCGCGGCCCGCGAGCTCGGCATCGTCGGGGCCGACGAGTGCCGTGACCGGCTCCGCCGCGCGGTCGACTCCCTCACGACGGTCCGCCGGCACGAGCCCAGCGGCATGTTCTACAACTGGTACGCCATCACGACCGGCGAGGTGATGCGCGCCTTTCCCGGCGGCGACGTCATCCACCCGTTCCTGTCCAGCGTGGACAACGGCTGGCTGGCCGCCGGGCTCCTCGTCGCCGCGAACGCCGAGCGTGCGGTCGCCGACACCGCCGGCGCGCTCGCGCGGTCGATGGACTTCGGCTCCTTCCACGACCCGGAGGCCCAGGCACACGGCATACCGGGTGGGCTGCTGCGCGGCGGCTTCTGGGACGAGCGCCCGGGCGATGCCAGGCACGTCGTGGGCAACCACCACGGCCGCGGCCCCGACGTCTTCTACACCCCGCACTGGTACGGCCCGCTGATGTCCGAGCCGCGGATCGCCAGCTATGTCGGCATCGTGCACGGGCAGGTGCCGCCGGAGCACTACGCCGCGATGCACCGGCGCACGCGTGAGCACCGGGGCGTGCGCGTCGTCGCCACCTGGGGCGGGTCGATGTTCGAGGAGCTCATGCCCGACCTGCTCGTGCCCGAGGACGTCTGGGCGCCGGGCTCGTTCGGGGCCAACCACCGGCTCACCGTGCGCACCCAGCGCGAGTTCGGGATGGACGAGACCGGCTACGGGGCGTGGGGCTTCTCGCCGGCGAGCCTCCCCGGCGGCGGCTACAGCGAGTGGGGGGTCGAGCCGATCGGGCTGACGTTCGGTGGCTACCCCTCGGACATGGAGCGCACCCTGGCGGAGGCCGGGACCTGGGGCGACGGCGTCGTCACCCCGCACGCCTCGTTCCTCGCGCTGCGCTACGAGCCCGAGGCGGTGGTGGCCAACCTGCGCCACCTCGAGGAGGACCTCGGCGCCTACGGCCCCGGCGGCTTCCTCGACGCGGTCGCGGTGCACTCCGGCCGGCTCGCCGACTGCTACCTCTCGCTGGACCAGTCGATGGTCATGGCCGCCCTCGGCAACGCCCTCGGGGACGACGTCGTGCGCCGCGGCTTCGCCACCGCCGAGGTCGAGGCGTCCCTGCGCCCGCTGCTGGCCGCGGAGGAGTTCGACATCTCGCCGGCGGCATGA